The DNA window GATGGCATGTCCAGCCCCAACAAACAGCAAGTGAAAGGGGAAATCCCTTATGCGATTGCTCTTACATGCTCATTTTCCACCAACAAGATTTGGGCTTTTGATGGGGTATTAAAAGCAATCTCTCCTATTTGATGAAAGAATTGCCTCTAATACCCCATAAAGAACATATGGGAGGGGAATTCAATAACACTATTCCATCTGCTGCCATATCTCCAAGTGCTGTAATGCTTTCAGATGTTATCTCCCAGTCTGACTGTTTCCTGGTATAGCtattgtatttttccgtgtataagacgtgTATAAGaagccctccacttttctaatccaaaattaagaaatctaagtggggcttagcaagtgtaggaggaaagggataaaagcgctgcagaatcgctttgatccctgatttcccctccacttctttttgttctcttcgcagcttacttccgtgtataagacgaccctcaatttttaatctaaaaattttagacaaaagtatagtcttatacatggaaaaataggttatgtgccatcaagttggaaccaacacAGCAACCTTCaatgggctttcaaggtaagggagattttcaaagagtggttttaccagttccacaacccccaatcaatttccatggccaagtgaggattcaaagcatggtctccagagtcctactctATCCACTCGATCACACTGAGTACCCAGAAACTACCTAAGGGAAGAAAATATCTGAAAACTACCATGGAGGAAACAAGTTCAAGTTATGCTTCTCATACATTTCATTTGATATGAAAAATAGGCACACCTTGTAACGTGTGTACATTATATGGCTGCAAACTGTAATTAACTACATCAGCTTAGCAATCCAGCAAAGGTTTATCATGATTCTACAACGCTTGCATAAGGACATTTCAAACGATTCTTTTTACCAGACCAaacttgctgttctgttttattaGAACTATTTCATCTCATCCGGTACATGTCTTTTGAGAAGAATGTTAGCTGGAAGAAAAACATATGAAAGGGATACATCTAGCAAATCCCCCGTGTTatgtaagcaaaaaaaaaaaaaaggggaggggaggaggaaggtaTGAACATGATCTGGAAGGAAATCTAATTGTATGCATGAGAAGGGAGGGCATTGAAATAAAAATCTAACagctatataaatatttttaaagttcacTTGTTTGTCCTGAAAGATTGTTGAAATAGTGGGAACTAAAAACACAACTTTGTTTAGATACTACTAATATGACAACTTAAAAAATTAGGAGTTTTACAAGTTGGAGAAGCCTGTAAAGGTTTAATCAACTTCAAACGgttaatttatttgaaaggaAGTCCTACAGAGGGagagggcagaatctgttctccagcatcccagagtgcaggacacgtaataaggggctcaagctacaggaagctagatttaggctgaatatctggaaattttcataactcttagagcagtacgacaattgaaccaattgcctcaggaggtggtgaatgctggaggcattcaagagaatacAAGACCACCATCTGTtggatatactttgatttggatttctgcaatgagcagggggttggctttaaagccccttccaactacattattctatgatttacgGTATTTTGCTTCATTACAGAAGACCTTGTGATCCTTGGACTCATTTGAGACTCAAGTAGTGCTCTCTGAGAAATATCTAATTAGAAGTTAGCCTGATTGAATTCATGTAATTCACAGTAGGACCATATAGGATTGTGGCCTGTAATTATATTCTCCTTCCTATACCTGtcaaaaaaaatcccattaattTCAAAGGTGCTTACTCCCATTTAAATGGATATAAGATTGCAGCCTAAGGTGTAATATTAGACAAATGTACCTACAAGTAAGCCCAAATGAAACTTACTTTTGAGTGACGCAAAGGGCTGTATGGAAAATGAAGAATGTAATGACGTAAACAGAAAAACGTCAACATTAAACTGAAAGGTCTTAATTACAGATTAGTTTTTAGTTGCAGAAAGagatttaaattcatttttttagcCTGGGAGATGTTTTAAGGTTTTGATTCATGGCATCCAAACTCTTGCTTCAATGACAGATTACTCTGGAAATGTTTCTCCTTCTTAAACAAGAATTTTGTATTGAGGGGGAGTAAAGAATTAAAGGATACAGAGGACAACGCAGAGGGTGATTGCTGCTGACAAGACAACTCGTGGGATCCCGGCTTTTCTTCCTTCATTCTTCAAGTTTATTTTGAGCGTTAATGCTGACTGAATCCAGCAGGCCAGAGTGCCAAACCCAAACGTCAAGGATGTGCCAACGTTATGTATCTCTTCATCGTTGgtaagctgcaaagaaaaaagaacagattacagtggtgcctcgcattgcgacattaatttgttccagcgaaatcactgtagaacgaaaacgtcgtaaagcgaaaatagccattgaaacacattaaaacctggttaatgcgttccaatcggctaagaactcaccgtccagctaagatcctccataggggcggccattttcaggtgcctgtgcagcgaaaaatggctcctaaacacagcgggaagccattttgagcacctggcggccattttgaaaacccgacgatcagctgttttgatcgtcgggaagcgaaaatcggtccccgaaacagggaactgatcatcgcgcagcgaattcccccattcaaaacgtcgttttGTGATCAAAAAAacgcggattcgtcgttaaacggagtgcccgtcttgcgaggcaccactgtatttctaatgaAACAAATGAGAAAGCACAGACTTACTTGCCCTGAACCTCCTAATGATTCTGTTATGAGTTGTGCTTCCAGATGCCAACCCTATGTGAATCTACTAAAAAGAACATCTACGTAAAATTCGGTGGCCAAAATCTTGTCGTGCAGATGCACCTGCACAATGGGAGTAACATCGGCAGCAGTGGCAAAttactgctgattaaaggcttcctttggtaaTTTCAGGGTGCGTGCAACTTATACACAATGTGACAAAGCTGTATGCACCCCAGAATTGCCAATAATCTGGaaacctttaatcagtggtgattagCTGCTGCTGAAATCATTCCCATTGCACAGAcggaactgcacaacaggatttcagctaataccTTAACACAATAGCTAGATATATTCTTATCCAAGTCCTGCATGTCTCAACACAGATGTACTGTTCTCTTGAAAGTTTATAGGTTCTGCCTCAGAGCCTCATCTTCTTAGTTATGGAGATATAGCTTTCCTACATCTgccaaaataataatttaaaaaaatctcagctgcCTAGAGCTGCAGAACTCTGATTTTCAACAACAGGGCTGGGCTTTTTATGGCACCAGGACAGTCATACTTTGGCTTGTACAGGAACTGCTTATACCGCATTTATTTCGTGACGTGCAGGTACTCTGGATATAGTCCAGAGAACTGTGCAGCTAGCTATCTGAGTGCCCAGTGGATCCTGTCCTTCTCTCACCAAGCTCCAAGGCAGACAGCCTTTGAAAAGCGAAGGAATTCTAAGAGCATTTTGTAATCATCATACAACATATGGTGAAAGACACCCCTGCCTGAGATCTCAGCCAGCCACAGCCAGTTGCAGGAGACCAAAGAAAGGAGGGAACTTCCCGACCACAGATCAGATGCAGCTGGTCGGGATTCCCCATCCAGTCTGCAAGCTCTTTAAGCTGTGGAGAATCAATGGTAAAGGGGTATTTAAAAATTGCACGGATATCAGCTGTGATTTCCAGATTAGAAAGTTGTCCCATGGAACTACCCGCATTTTTAAACCGAGAAGCAGTTTCGTGGGACTGAGATTTGCTCTGCAGCTTGAGAAGCTATTGCCCTCTGAACAAACAGGCAAAATCCGTAACTGAGTTTCGAATGATCCCTCACCCAGCTCACTTTGCTTTGGCCCCATTCGCCACACCCAGTGctgtgggattccccccccccaaaaaagaaaaccctACTCAATTTAAAATTCAGCTCCTTGGCTGGAAGAGGTTCGCCACCTCTCAGACACTGCTCAGTGGCCTGACTCCAAATAAGCCTACTCACATGCATGCAGACCCCAACTCACTGGGGAAAGAGGAGGCAAAAGAAAGGTTACCTGAAAGTTGCCCAGCAAAGTCATCCCAAAGGAGGCCAAGCATAACGCCACCAGGCCGCTGACATTGAGCCAGGGGTTCAGGACCTTTGGTTTGAGCTGAATAAAGCGGAGGACAGCTATGACAAGCGCTGAAATGAGGAAAGGGAAGGTAACACACATGTGCAACTCTAACACAAAACATTTATGCCTCCGTAAATCCAAACAAGGGCCCACAAGACATCTTTGCAAAAGCCACCATTACTGTCAAGGAAACATCAATGGAACTCGAAGGGTATGTATTTATCTTGGAATTGAGGCATTCCTGTTATGACATAACATGGATCTTTCTTGCTCAGCCTGGGAATCAGGAAGCCCTCTAGATGTGGCTCGACTACAACCCCCTCTATCAGCCTTTGCTGGAATAGCCAGTTGTGAGAGAGCCACAGTCCAGCAACTTCTGAAGGGCCACAAGTTGATGACCTCTGGATCAAACCAACaggagaaaggtaaaggttccccttcacatttagtccagtggtgctcatccccgtctccaagccgtagagccagcgtttgtccgaagacagtttccatggtcacgtggccagcacgactagacacagaacgctgtgaccttcccaccatggtggtacctatttatctacttgcatttgcatgcttccgaactgctaggttggcaggagctgggacaagcgacaggagctcactccatcacgtggactcgatcttacgactgctggtcttccgaccttgcagcacagaggcttctgcagtttaacccacagtgccaccacgttccgatcaacaggagaaaagcagggcataaatatacatacatacatacatacatagatattAAGTAAATCATGTTTTTAACATAATATCTAGTGTCTGTGAGAATTCTTGCAAAGGATAACGGATCATGGTCCGATCTGACGGCAGGACCTCCTCCTTCTCTGTACTACTATGGCAAGTCTCTGATCAAGAGATTTCTTGGGCTACTTAATACTGTATTGCATGTCAGTATTACCACTGTAATGGCCAGAAAGAATTCCACAGTTTTGTGTAGCCCAATGGCAGACAGAGAGGTCACATTGACAATTCTGCCTTCACGAAGCCTTCCCCAAGCCAGCACAATCCAGATGTGTCGCTTTACAATTCCCAACACCCTCAGCCCGCAAaatcatcagctgtgctggctgaagaTGAAAGGAGTTGTAATAGAATACCTCTGGGAGACTCCACATCGAGGAAGGCAATCTTGTTAAGACATCCTGAGTTCAAATTCTTATGTACAATTATGGATCATAGAGCTTCAAATAAGCCAGCACAGGCTtttgtgaaagcttctgggagttttagtccaaaaatatctagcAACCCAAGATTGGTTGGTGCAGTGGAAAGGGTGTTGTGTAGAAACGTGATGTGGGGGGGCAATGTTCACTCCCTCAATATCTCACATAATTTGAAAACCTTGTTAGCATTGCTATAAGTAAAAAATAACTTGAAGACACATAACAATACAGCCACGTTTGTGCAATTTTCACACACATGCAGAAGTTTAAAGCAGGAGGAACAAGCAAGTGTCATGCAAATCAAAAACAACAGCTCAAATGAAATCTTAAAACTGCAAATGAATTTTTCAAACTATATAAGGCTAGAATATTTTAATATCTAGTATTTTAATCAAGTCTGCATTAGCTGTTTTACTGGCCTAGTTCTCACTGAGGTAGTAAATCCGTCAGGCTTTCTCTTACGTGTTATTTGGTCCTCCCTCACCATTATTATTTCCTCCCCAACATCACTATGCCCATCAGCACGTTTACTGGCAGTGGTGAGCAGCAGAGGTGCGGAAATCTCTGCTCCCCATAAGACCTTTGTGTGGTGCTCCAAGGCATGGTGGGAAGTTGTAAGTGGTCAGCTGACGACTGCCCGTTGCTACAGGTCAAGCCTGAACCTACAGAGCCGGACGGTCCAGTTCTAGAACAATGGACCATCCATGCCTAAGGATGCCAGTCACTGACTGCAGGCCTAAAAACATGAGTCTGTGATGAGCAGATCAGAAACACCAGGAACTAGTACATCCAATAGTATCAGACATCAGAATGAGAGACTGGGTCACAGgaggtttaaaaaaatgtaaataatctttatgctggttgttgtaggtctttcaggctgtttggctgtgttctgaaggttgttcttcctaacgtttcaccagtctctgtggccggcatcttcagaggacaggagtcggaactcttgtctgtgcaggaatcagaactctgtcttaTTCTGCTTTTAAGATTTGCTGGTTTATGAGCTCATTTTCTTTGTACCAGCTCTTTCAGAGCTAACGAAGTATCAAGCTCTAAGACCTTGCTCCTGATGACGGACGTGAGCTGAAGCCCACTGAGCATTTTTAAATTGGAATGAATAAAGATTATTTACACGTTTTTGCATCCTGAGACCCAGTCGCTCATTCGGATTCCGAATAACTTTAGATGACAAATGGGCAGGCCAAGCATCTCCATGCCAAAGAAAACACAACGAAATGCAACGTTAACAAAACAAAGCCCTTCACAAACTAGGGTGTCATACAAACAGGAACAAAACTCGTGTTCTCTTCCATAGGCTAATTTTACaagagcagaggaggagaaggcagtcCATGGGAGTTCTCACATGCAGCTCAAGTTCTACAGCCTAAACACCGGTTTACCACCTTAATGAGACCTATGCCATAGTAGCCACTGCTAGGTGAAGCCCTGGAGTGTGATGCAAACAACATCAaactgggtagtgtgggcggcatataagttaaataaataaatttactggTCTGAatctggtgatttttttaaaatgtgaatttaaaaacgACAACAAGAAATCAAACGTTCTCCATGCAAACGCCTACCTAGAAATGCTGCCATGTTCATGACTTGGCTGAACACACAGCTTGCAGGAGGGACATCACCTGCAATACTTCAAAAATATAATAACGCGTATCATTGTAACTCAACTAAGCCTGCAACAAAGATAAATCCATCAATAAAAGAGTCCATGGGTTAAAAAACGGGCTTtgttgggaaagaaaagaagaagaagaaactaaacAGAAAAAGAGATCTTATTACCTTATATAAGGTGGCTTTAGAGGACCTGGTTTGCtaagggagacaaaaagaaaacagtcATGCATAAGTCAAAACTAACTTGCTGGTTATTTGATGCGACACGGCTTgataatatatgcttattttaGCTGTATTCAGTTTTAAAGAAGTGGTGTGCTTTACAAAGAGAATACCATATGTGGTCTACTGGTAGGTTGTGGCCGAAGTCACAATAAATTGCCAAAAGCTTCTTGCTCAGAAGCTACAGAGAAGCTTCCTTGCTTCGTGATCCCCTTGACTTCAATGTGGTTCTCAGGCTGCATCCGGTGATCTCTCCCAATGGCATCCACGACCCAGCTGGAGGACTCCTCCAGGAAGAGCAGGTTCAAGGGCCATGGGCATGAGGAAGGCAACAGGATGACTGTTCCTGCACACCCAGGACCGTCACAGGTACACAGGGCTGCTCCCCAGACAGAAGCAGCCGATCACCAGAATCAGGCTAAGAGGTTGGAATCACTACCACCACTACCCCTGCCCAGTCTCCAGCAGCCAAATCAAGATACCGGGAGGAGTGCTTTGTTCTGGGATAGGTCTCCTCAGGAACAGGGGACTCTCAGGGGTCACATATGCCATCAACTAAATGATCTCTTAATGATGTATTTAAGTTCTGAATGGCGTTAAGCAACTCagccaaaaagaaatgaaatcaaatcGCTGAGACCAATGTTATTTAGCTGGACTTTGTCAGGTGGGCATTGTTTTCATATTCTAATACTGGTTGCAACCTGATGAGATAGCACCTGACCTTAAATACTGTTTTGGCTTCGTCTCTTGGAAAATTCCTGCCAGGCAGTGGTTCTGAACTCAAATGGCTAGACCCTCGGTGTTACTTGAGGCTGGTTTTCAATTCTAACCATCTGGTTTTTTTCTCACTTGCTGGTAGGACTCTTGTCTTGGCTTGTTCCCTGACTTTGCTTTTGGATCTTGCTTGCCTAGCTGGTCTCTTTAATGGTGTGGAGCCTTACTGGTGTTAACCCTGGACAGTGAAGGCTGCCTGCGAGCCTGCCCCAAAACAGGATACCTAGTCCTGTTCACCCAAGCCAAACTGCTCTCACAAATGTTCTCCCTCCTCAGAGAGACAGACCCCCATTTCGAGAGTAGCTAGTTTCTCTCCTTGATAGTGCCGCTGCTACTTGCCTCTGCCATCCCTTTCTATGAAAGTATGCGTGTATTTCCATGTGCACCAATGCATAAGGAACAGAAAGAGTGAATGAGCCCACTAGACccgaggtccccaacccctggtcgcCTTGGCAGGACAG is part of the Pogona vitticeps strain Pit_001003342236 chromosome 5, PviZW2.1, whole genome shotgun sequence genome and encodes:
- the TMEM150C gene encoding transmembrane protein 150C isoform X1 — its product is MLQGMDGKKCSVWMFLPLVLTLFTSAGLWIVYFIAVEDNKIIPLNVADSKPGPLKPPYISIAGDVPPASCVFSQVMNMAAFLALVIAVLRFIQLKPKVLNPWLNVSGLVALCLASFGMTLLGNFQLTNDEEIHNVGTSLTFGFGTLACWIQSALTLKINLKNEGRKAGIPRVVLSAAITLCVVLYFILMAQKLHMHAARIQWGMVMCFLCYFGSFAVEFRHYRFEIICSEYQENFLSFSESLSEASEYQTDQV
- the TMEM150C gene encoding transmembrane protein 150C isoform X2 — its product is MDGKKCSVWMFLPLVLTLFTSAGLWIVYFIAVEDNKIIPLNVADSKPGPLKPPYISIAGDVPPASCVFSQVMNMAAFLALVIAVLRFIQLKPKVLNPWLNVSGLVALCLASFGMTLLGNFQLTNDEEIHNVGTSLTFGFGTLACWIQSALTLKINLKNEGRKAGIPRVVLSAAITLCVVLYFILMAQKLHMHAARIQWGMVMCFLCYFGSFAVEFRHYRFEIICSEYQENFLSFSESLSEASEYQTDQV